A genomic region of Pseudomonas abietaniphila contains the following coding sequences:
- a CDS encoding LysR family transcriptional regulator, with protein MDRHQQMTIFDAVATEQGLAAASRTLGVSEATVSRSLAALEKRLGTRLLARSTRGVTLTESGRLFASDCARLLRAADEADASANGLHVEPRGLLTLVTPLLFGDQLLIPAILDYLDAWPGIELSVVYQDRFPHLHEEGVDVAVLVGALPDAYMVARKVGTVRQMVCASPAYLERHGAPSTPSDVAAHSLVLCSASHRLLEWRFQREGSLRSVALKPNLRCTTQVGVIGAAINGAGLASCLGYEIHAHLLAGRLRVVLEGFEPDPVPVHLVYREGRRASARVRSFVDFAVERMRQHPVLQH; from the coding sequence ATGGACCGCCACCAACAGATGACCATTTTCGACGCCGTGGCCACCGAGCAAGGGCTGGCGGCAGCGTCGCGCACACTGGGCGTCTCCGAAGCCACTGTCAGTCGCTCGCTGGCCGCTCTGGAAAAGCGCCTGGGCACGCGGCTGCTGGCGCGCAGCACGCGGGGCGTCACCTTGACTGAATCGGGGCGACTGTTCGCCAGCGATTGTGCGCGCCTGCTACGCGCGGCAGACGAGGCCGATGCCTCGGCCAACGGACTGCATGTCGAGCCCCGTGGCTTGCTGACACTGGTGACGCCCCTGTTGTTCGGCGACCAGTTGCTGATCCCGGCCATTCTCGATTATCTGGACGCCTGGCCCGGTATCGAACTGTCGGTGGTCTATCAGGATCGCTTTCCCCATCTGCACGAGGAAGGCGTCGATGTTGCCGTGCTCGTAGGCGCGTTACCCGATGCCTACATGGTGGCGCGCAAGGTCGGGACGGTACGCCAGATGGTTTGCGCCAGTCCTGCTTACCTGGAACGGCACGGCGCGCCGTCGACACCGTCCGACGTCGCGGCGCATTCGCTGGTGTTGTGCAGCGCCAGCCACCGCCTGCTCGAGTGGCGATTTCAGCGAGAGGGCTCACTGCGCAGCGTTGCCTTGAAGCCGAATCTGCGCTGCACCACCCAGGTGGGCGTTATCGGCGCCGCCATCAACGGCGCGGGACTCGCGTCTTGCCTGGGCTACGAAATACATGCGCATCTCCTGGCGGGTCGGCTGAGGGTAGTGCTTGAAGGCTTCGAGCCTGATCCTGTACCGGTGCACCTCGTGTATCGGGAAGGCCGGCGTGCGTCGGCCCGGGTGCGCAGTTTTGTCGACTTCGCCGTTGAACGCATGCGTCAGCACCCGGTTTTGCAGCACTGA
- a CDS encoding LysR family transcriptional regulator, with the protein MDRFQEMQVFIAVCEERSFATAARRLNMSAPSVTRAVAALEKRIGTLLLSRTTRSVHLSEAGQRYLTDCRRILSELEEAEDSAGGSIAAPVGQLTITASMLFGELFVMPLVVGYLQQYPGVSINALLLDRVTQMVEEGIDVAVRIGHLMDSTQHGVKVGEVRRVLCASPAYLDANGRPQHPEDLKQHRLVVSHASVLLRRWEFMEAGKPVHVDLQSRLTVSANQAAITAATMGWGVTRVLSYQVANQVASGALELVLEEFEEPALPIHVCYQAERKVSAKVRTFVDYCVERMTQDPAIKAAGRSHR; encoded by the coding sequence AGCGCAGTTTTGCCACGGCCGCGCGGCGACTGAATATGTCGGCGCCCAGCGTGACCCGAGCGGTCGCAGCGCTGGAGAAACGCATCGGCACCTTGCTGTTGTCACGGACCACACGCAGCGTGCACCTGAGCGAAGCGGGGCAACGTTACCTCACCGACTGTCGTCGCATTTTGAGCGAGCTGGAAGAGGCTGAAGACTCCGCTGGCGGGAGCATTGCCGCGCCGGTCGGCCAACTCACGATCACCGCGTCGATGCTCTTCGGCGAGCTGTTCGTCATGCCGCTGGTGGTGGGTTATCTGCAGCAATACCCCGGCGTGAGCATCAACGCGCTGTTGCTGGACCGGGTGACGCAAATGGTCGAAGAGGGCATCGATGTCGCGGTGCGCATCGGCCATCTGATGGACAGCACCCAGCACGGCGTCAAGGTCGGCGAAGTGCGTCGTGTGCTTTGCGCATCGCCTGCCTACCTTGACGCCAACGGGCGTCCGCAACACCCCGAAGACCTGAAACAGCATCGGCTGGTGGTGTCCCACGCCAGCGTCCTGCTCCGGCGCTGGGAGTTCATGGAAGCAGGCAAGCCAGTGCACGTCGATCTCCAGTCGCGTCTGACCGTGTCGGCGAACCAGGCCGCGATCACGGCGGCAACCATGGGTTGGGGCGTCACCCGCGTTCTGTCCTATCAGGTCGCCAATCAAGTGGCCAGCGGTGCGCTTGAGCTGGTGCTCGAAGAGTTTGAAGAGCCTGCCTTGCCGATACACGTCTGCTATCAGGCGGAGCGCAAAGTGTCCGCCAAAGTGCGCACCTTCGTCGATTATTGCGTCGAGCGCATGACGCAGGACCCGGCGATCAAGGCGGCGGGCAGGAGTCATCGCTGA